The genomic region CAGCGGGTCGGTGCGCGCCTGGCGGAACATCTCGGCCTGAAGCGCCTGGTGGGCGAGCATGATGCCGATCACGTCCGCCGCAGCCCGCGCCAGCGCATGCTCCTCCTCGTCCCAGGCCCGTCCGCCCGGCGCCCGCCAGAGCAGGAGGAGCCCTTCGGCCTGTCCCGGCTGCCGGGCGGGCGCGACGAGAACCGGCCGTCCCTCCGGGCAGAGGATCACCCGCGGCCCCGCGCTTGCGCCCTTCGCCGCGCGCGCGGCCAATGCGACAAGGCCGGGAAGCGAGTCGCCGAGGGTCACGAGCGGGATGAGTTCGGCACCGCTGCGGCGCAGCACCGCCACACCAGCTGCGCCGATTGCCGGAAGCAGTGCCCGCGCGGCGCCGGCGAGCATGCCGTCGGCGAGCACCTCGGCACGCGCCTCCTCAAGCACCGCGTCCGTCAGCGCCTCGCGCCTGAGCGCGGCGGCGAGCGCCGCGTTCCGCTCCTCCTCCTCGGTGACGTCCCGGGCGACGCCGCGGGCGCCGGCGATCTGCCCGTCCGGCCCGAACAGCGGGACGCCGGCGAAGGACATGCAGGCAAGCGAGCCGTCCGCACGGCGAAGCCAGGCGCGCACGCCACGGCGTTGCCGCTCCACCCGGAAGGGCGAGAATGGCGGTGCGCCACCGTCGCCGGGCGCGAGCAGCACCTCCGCCGGCTGGCCGAGCAGCTCGGCAGCGCGCCACCCAAGCGCCGGGTCGGGCGCGACGAAGGTGAGCCGGCCTTCGGCATCGGTCTCCCACGCGAGGTCGGCCGCCATCTCCACGAGGTCGCGCCAGCGCTGCCGGCTGTCGAGCAACGCGTCACGCAGCACCGCCTGCATCGAGCCTGCCTCGATCCCTGTGTCCATCGCGCCGACCGGCCTCCAATCGCCAAGCACAGAGTTGCGCGGGGCGCGTAAACCCCGGGTTACCGGCACGGAGGACCGGCGGAGTCGCCCGCTTCCATCGCGCGGCGTTGACACCTGGGCGGACGGTCGCGAGAACCGGTTCAGGACAAATCGACTTGGGAGAGACGGCGTGGTCGAGGGGGCGATGAAGGCGGAGATCGAGGCTCTGTGGGAGAGCCGCGCCTCGATCGGGCCGGAAACGACCGGTTCCGCCCGCGAGGCGGTGATGGCGGCGCTCGCTTTGCTCGACTCCGGCGCCGCGCGGGTGGCCGAGCCCTCGCCGCAGGGGTGGGTGGTGAACGAGTGGCTGAAGAAGGCCGTCCTGCTCTCCTTCCGGCTCTCCGACAGCACGCCGATGGCGACCGCCGCCGGGGCCTACGACAAGGTGCCGCTCAAGTTCGCCGGTTGGGACGAGCAGCGGTTCCGCGCCGCTGGCGTGCGCGTCGTTCCGGGCGCGGTGGTGCGCCGGTCGGCCTATGTCGCGCCGGGCGTGGTGCTGATGCCCTGCTTCGTCAATGTCGGGGCATATGTCGATTCGGGAACGATGATCGACACCTGGGCCACCGTCGGGTCCTGCGCGCAGATCGGCCGGAACTGCCACATCTCCGGCGGCGCCGGGATTGGCGGCGTGCTCGAGCCCCTGCAGGCCTCTCCCGTCATCATCGAGGACGACTGCTTCATCGGCGCCCGTTCGGAGGTCGCGGAGGGGGTGATCGTCGAGCGCGGCTCTGTGCTTGCGATGGGCGTCTATCTCGGCGCCTCGACACGGATCATCGACCGCGCCTCAGGCGAGGTGTTCGTCGGCCGCGTGCCGGCCTACTCGGTGGTCGTGCCCGGAACCATGCCCGGCCGCCCGCTTCCCGACGGCTCGGCCGGCCCCTCGCTCTACTGCGCGGTGATCGTCAAGCGCGTGGACGAGCGAACGCGCGCCAAGACCTCGATCAACGAGCTTCTGCGTGACTGACGTCGGGCCTCCGGAGCGTGCTCCCCCCAGGGCGGGGCCCGACCCTGCCGCCCTGGCGAGGGACGCGGTGGCGCTCGCGGCGGCGCTGATCCGCTGCCCGTCGATCGCGCCCGAGGATAACGGGGCGCAGGCAGTGCTCGCGGAGGTGCTTGGCGCGCTCGGGTTCAGCTGCACGCCGCTTCGCTTCGGCGTGGTCGAGAACCTCTACGCGCGGATCGGCGAGGGCAGGCCAGCCCTGTGCTTCGCCGGCCATACCGACGTGGTGCCGCCGGGCGGGACAGACTGGAGCGTCGAGCCGTTCGCCGGGGTGATCCGCGACGGCGTCCTCTACGGCCGCGGCGCGGTTGACATGAAGGGCAATATCGCAGCGTTCATCGCGGCCGCCGCAGCCTGGCTTGACCGCCACGGCGGCAGGCCGCCCGCCGCGCTCTCCCTTCTAATCACCGGCGACGAGGAGGGCGAGGCGGTGGACGGCACCGTGAAGGTGCTCGACTGGATGGCGGAACGAGGGGAGATCCCGGGCTTCTGCCTCGTCGGCGAGCCGACTTGCATCGACCGCCTCGGCGACACGGTCAAGATCGGCCGGCGCGGCAGCCTGACGGCGAGGATCGTCGTCGAGGGAACGCAGGGACACGTCGCCTATCCCGGCAGGGCCGACAACCCTGTCCATCGGCTCGTCACGCTGCTCTCCGACCTGATCGCGCGCAAGCTCGACCACGGCACGGCGTGGTTCGAACCTTCCTCGCTGCAGATCACCACGATCGATGTCGGCAACCCCGCGAGCAACGTCATCCCCGGCCACGCCTCGGCGACCCTGAACATCCGCTTCAATGACCGGCACACGGCGGCAAGCCTGGGCGCCTGGCTCGGCGAGGCCGTGGCGGCGCACGCGCCCCGGCACAGGCTCGAGCTCTCCTGCTCCGGCGAGGCCTTCCTCACCGAGCCCGGGGAGGCGGTGGAGCGGCTCGTTGCTGCGATCGAGGCGGCGACGGGGGTGCGCCCGAGGCTCGATACGGGAGGCGGCACCTCGGATGCGCGCTTCATCGCGCGCCACTGCCCCGTCGCCGAGTTCGGCCTCGTCGGCACGACGATGCACAAGGCGGACGAGCACGTACCGGTGGCGGAGCTCGGTGCGCTCGTGCGCGCCTATGGCTCCGTGCTCGACGCCTTCTGCGGATGAGCGGTCCGGCATCCCCTCTCGCGGCGCGGATTGTCGGCGGGGTTGCGGGGGCGTTTTTGCTCGCCCGCGGCCGCGCGCAGGGCATGGCGCTGATCGATCGTTCTTCCGCCGGAGCGTGGGCCTCCTTCGCGGCGATGTGGCTTTGCGCTCCCGGCTATGTGGTCCTGCGCTCTCTCGGCGGCGGCGTGGGCGGCGAAGGGGTGCGGCTCGTCGCCGCCGAAGCGATCGGCTACGTCATCGGCTGGTTCGCCTTCCCGCTTCTGATGGTCGGCGTCGTCGAGGGCATGGGCAGGCGCGACCGCTTCCCGGGCTTCGTCGCGGCCTGGAACTGGGCGAAGCTGCCGCAGCTCGTGGTCGTGCTCGTCGCCGCTCTCGCTGCAGCGACGGGGCTCCTGCCTGGGCTTGCCGCAGACGTGCTCGGGCTTGCCGCGCTCGCCTATGCGCTTTGGCTGTCGTGGTTCGTCGCGCGGCAAGCGCTCGGCATCGACGGGGCGCGGGCTGGCTTCGTCGTCGGCGCCGACGTGCTGCTCGGCCTGTTCGTCACGGGGCTCACGATCACCCTCTCGCGGGGCTGAGGGATTGGCGGCGAGCGCTGCGCGGCGCCGCTCCGCAAGGGGCGGTGCCTCGGTGGCCGGCAAGCTCAGACCGGGCAGAGACCATCCGGATAGGTGACGGAGGTGAGGGTCAGCCCCGCTGCTGGTGCGGTCTCTCCGGCGAGTCGCCGGTCGGCCGCGGCGAGGATCCGGGCCACGTCCGCCGCGGTCCAGCTGCCCTCGCCGACGCGCCGCAGCGTTCCGGCGATGGTGCGCACCTGGTGGTGCAGGAAGCTCCTTGCCGCCGCCTCGATCACGATCTCCTCGCCGACGCGCTGGACTTCGAGCCTGTCGAGCGTCCGCACCGGCCCAGAGGCCTGGCAGGAGGCAGCACGGAACGAGGAGAAGTCGTGCCGGCCGACGAGTACACGCGCCGCCTCCGCCATCGCCCGGGCGTCGAGCGGGCGGGGGATGTGCCACACCCTGCCGCGGTCAAGCGCCGGGGGGCTGCGCCGGTCGAGGATACGGTAGCGATAGGCACGGCCGATGGCGCTGAACCGCGCGTGGAAGTCCGGAGGGGCGAGCCCGGCCGCAAGCACCGAGACCGGGTGGGCACGGAGGTGGAAGTTGAGCGCGTCCCGAACCGTTCCGGGCTCGACCTCCCGGTCGAGGTCGAGGTGCACCACCTGGGCGGCGGCGTGCACCCCCGCATCGGTTCGCCCGGCGGCGACTGCCTCGACCGGCCTGCCGCGGTTGAGCGCCGACGCCGCCTCCTCGATCACCTGCTGCACAGACAGCCCCTCCGCTTGGCGCTGCCAGCCGACGAAAGGCGCGCCGTCATACTCGACGCGAAGAACGTAGCGCGGCATCAGGCCCAGGGCCTCAAGCAGGCGGTGTCTCGAGCCGCTCGCCCGCAGGCAAGGGATAGCCACGCAGGAAGGCCTCCACCTCCTGGGCCGCCCGGCCTGGACGCTGTAGGCGGAGGAGGCGCAGGACCGTGCCGCCGCCGCAGGCCACGCGCCCCTCGCCGAGCAGCGTGCCCGGTTCCGCCTCCACCTGCCCCGGCTCGGGTTGGGCGGCGAGCACCTTGAGCACCGTGCCGGAATGGACCGCGGTCGTCCCCGGCCAGGGGTTGAGCGCCCGCACGCGTCGGGCGAGTGTGGGGGCATCGAGGCGGAAATCGAGCGGCCTGTCGGCAGGGCCGAGCTTGGGCGCATAGGTCACGCCGTCCGCAGGCTGCGGCACCGCTGGAGGATCCTCCGCCAGCGCGCGAAGTATCAGCCTCGCGCCGAGTTCCGCGAGCCGATCGTGCAGTTCGGCGGCGGTCGTCTCCTCCGTGATCGGAACACGCTCGGCGAGCAGGATCGGGCCGCTGTCGAGCCCCTCCTCCATGCGCATGATCGTCACGCCGGTCTCGGCATCGCCTGCGAGGATGGCGGCCTGGATCGGGGCGGCGCCGCGCCAGCGCGGCAGCAGCGAGGCATGCACGTTGAGGCAGCCCCGGCGCGGCGCCTCGAGCATGGGGCGAGGCAGGATCAGCCCGTAGGCTGCGACCACCGCCGCATCGAGATCGAGCGCGGCGAAGGCATCGTGCTCGGCGGTGTCGTTCCGCATGCGGGCGGGCGTGCGGACGGGCAGCCCCATCGCCTCCGCCGCGACCTGCACAGGGCATCGCGTCACCGCCTGGCCGCGATGGGCGGGCTTCGGCCTCTGGCAGTAGACGGCGGCGATCTCGTGGCCCGCGGCGGCGAGCGCGCGCAGCGTCGGCACGGCGAACTCTGGGCTGCCCATGAAGGCGAGCCGCACCTCTCACCCCGCCTTGGCGCGAAGCGACTTGGCGAGCCGGCGGAGGATGATGTTGCGCTTCAGCGCCGAGAGGTGATCGACGAAGAGAATGCCGTCGAGATGGTCGATCTCGTGCTGGAGGCAGCGCGCGAGCAGCCCCTCTGCCGCCACCTCGCGGCGGGCGCCCGACTCGTCGAGATAGCGCACCGTCACGGCACGTGGACGCACCACGTCGGCATACTGGCCCGGAAGGGAGAGGCAGCCCTCCTCGCGCTGTTCGGTCTCGGCGGAGGCGGCGACGAGCTCCGGGTTGATCAGCACCATCGGCGTGCGCCGGCCCTCTGCCTGGAGGTCGATCACCGCGAGGCGAAGCGACACGCCAACCTGGGGCGCGGCAAGCCCGATTCCTGGTGCGGCATACATGGTCGCGAGCATGCGGGGGATCAGCGCCCGAACCGTCTCCGCGTCCGCCTCCGTAACCGGCCGGGCGGTGCGTCGCAGCACCGGGTCCGGCGCGATCAGGATCCGAAGCGGCTCTTCGGCGGCCGTTGCGGCCCCGGCATCTGTGGCATCGCCCGCCATCTTGCCTGAGATAGCCCCGTGAGCGCGGCCGGGCAATGGTATGCCGCTTGCCTTCCGCGCCTCCCTTGCAGGCGAGGTGCGGCTTGCCCATCTCGGATGGTGCGCGGGGCGCCTCAATGGGCCTCGCGCGATCGCCCCGCTCCCTGGTGAGGAGGCTTCGATGAGCCGCATGACCCTGTTCGGCAGCCCTCTGTTCCTCGGCTTCGACCATCTGGAACAGGTGCGCGAGCGCCTGGCTAAGGTCAGTGCCGACGGCTACCCGCCCTACAACATCGAGCAGACGGGCCCCGACAGCCTGCGGATCACCCTCGCAGTGGCCGGGTTCTCGATGGACCAGCTCTCCATCACGCTGGAGGACAACCAGCTGATCGTTCGCGGCAAGCAGGCCGATGACAGCGAGGGACGCATCTTCCTGCACCGCGGCATCGCGGCGCGGCAGTTCCAGCGCCCCTTCGTGCTCGCGGAAGGCATCGAGGTGAAGGGAGCCTGGCTCGACAAGGGGCTTCTCCACATCGACCTCCACCGGCCGCAGGCGGAGACGCGGGTGCGCACCATCCGCATCGGCGAGAAGCCGAATGGCCAGGGAGGCGGCTGACGATGCGTTTACCGGCCGGGGCCATGGTGGCACGGCCGAACCAGCGGCGCGCCCAAAGGGGCGCCGAAGGACGTGAGCCATGAACACGAACCGCAACGACCGTTCCCACAGCTTCCCCATCCCGACGCGCGAGCAGCTCGCGCAGATCGGCCTCGGCGGGGTCGCCTATCTCCGCCCCGTTCTAGTGGGCGGGACGCCTGCCGTGGCGATCTTCGGCGCCGATGGCCGGCAGATCGGGCTCGCGCCGGACGTGGCGCAGGCGGCGCGGGCAGTGCTCGAGCACGAGATGGTTCCCGTCTCGGTGCACTGACCGATCGGCGCGCCGCCCGGCAAGCCGCGGCGTCGCCACGACCCCTGCCACCTGAGAGGCGCGTTCCGTCCGGCCCGCACCGCCGGACGGAACCAGGCGACGCCAGCGACCCGACCGGAGCGAGCGGAGACAAATGCGGGGACGCACGGCCGATCATGTCCGCGCCGTTCTCGCCTGCCGAAGCCCTGCCCCCGCGCCGCTTCCGGGCGCAAGCGGGCCCGGGCTGCCGTCAGCCGCGCGCGCCGGCGTCGAGCACGCGCCGCCGCCCCGCCAGAGACGTGCGCAGAGCGCGCGCCGCG from Elioraea tepida harbors:
- a CDS encoding sensor domain-containing diguanylate cyclase, giving the protein MDTGIEAGSMQAVLRDALLDSRQRWRDLVEMAADLAWETDAEGRLTFVAPDPALGWRAAELLGQPAEVLLAPGDGGAPPFSPFRVERQRRGVRAWLRRADGSLACMSFAGVPLFGPDGQIAGARGVARDVTEEEERNAALAAALRREALTDAVLEEARAEVLADGMLAGAARALLPAIGAAGVAVLRRSGAELIPLVTLGDSLPGLVALAARAAKGASAGPRVILCPEGRPVLVAPARQPGQAEGLLLLWRAPGGRAWDEEEHALARAAADVIGIMLAHQALQAEMFRQARTDPLTGLMNRRAFLEEVSRRLDRLDRERRPGALFYIDLDNFKPVNDRLGHEAGDAALRAAAELLRGAVRPTDLVARLGGDEFAIWLDGADETIAARRAERLLADAPLALAHVSLDASQPLSFSIGIAVRAGSSGEGLSHMIVRADTAMYAAKRAGKSAWSLAPA
- the dapD gene encoding 2,3,4,5-tetrahydropyridine-2,6-dicarboxylate N-succinyltransferase, giving the protein MKAEIEALWESRASIGPETTGSAREAVMAALALLDSGAARVAEPSPQGWVVNEWLKKAVLLSFRLSDSTPMATAAGAYDKVPLKFAGWDEQRFRAAGVRVVPGAVVRRSAYVAPGVVLMPCFVNVGAYVDSGTMIDTWATVGSCAQIGRNCHISGGAGIGGVLEPLQASPVIIEDDCFIGARSEVAEGVIVERGSVLAMGVYLGASTRIIDRASGEVFVGRVPAYSVVVPGTMPGRPLPDGSAGPSLYCAVIVKRVDERTRAKTSINELLRD
- the dapE gene encoding succinyl-diaminopimelate desuccinylase — encoded protein: MALAAALIRCPSIAPEDNGAQAVLAEVLGALGFSCTPLRFGVVENLYARIGEGRPALCFAGHTDVVPPGGTDWSVEPFAGVIRDGVLYGRGAVDMKGNIAAFIAAAAAWLDRHGGRPPAALSLLITGDEEGEAVDGTVKVLDWMAERGEIPGFCLVGEPTCIDRLGDTVKIGRRGSLTARIVVEGTQGHVAYPGRADNPVHRLVTLLSDLIARKLDHGTAWFEPSSLQITTIDVGNPASNVIPGHASATLNIRFNDRHTAASLGAWLGEAVAAHAPRHRLELSCSGEAFLTEPGEAVERLVAAIEAATGVRPRLDTGGGTSDARFIARHCPVAEFGLVGTTMHKADEHVPVAELGALVRAYGSVLDAFCG
- the truA gene encoding tRNA pseudouridine(38-40) synthase TruA — translated: MPRYVLRVEYDGAPFVGWQRQAEGLSVQQVIEEAASALNRGRPVEAVAAGRTDAGVHAAAQVVHLDLDREVEPGTVRDALNFHLRAHPVSVLAAGLAPPDFHARFSAIGRAYRYRILDRRSPPALDRGRVWHIPRPLDARAMAEAARVLVGRHDFSSFRAASCQASGPVRTLDRLEVQRVGEEIVIEAAARSFLHHQVRTIAGTLRRVGEGSWTAADVARILAAADRRLAGETAPAAGLTLTSVTYPDGLCPV
- the fmt gene encoding methionyl-tRNA formyltransferase; amino-acid sequence: MRLAFMGSPEFAVPTLRALAAAGHEIAAVYCQRPKPAHRGQAVTRCPVQVAAEAMGLPVRTPARMRNDTAEHDAFAALDLDAAVVAAYGLILPRPMLEAPRRGCLNVHASLLPRWRGAAPIQAAILAGDAETGVTIMRMEEGLDSGPILLAERVPITEETTAAELHDRLAELGARLILRALAEDPPAVPQPADGVTYAPKLGPADRPLDFRLDAPTLARRVRALNPWPGTTAVHSGTVLKVLAAQPEPGQVEAEPGTLLGEGRVACGGGTVLRLLRLQRPGRAAQEVEAFLRGYPLPAGERLETPPA
- the def gene encoding peptide deformylase, with protein sequence MAGDATDAGAATAAEEPLRILIAPDPVLRRTARPVTEADAETVRALIPRMLATMYAAPGIGLAAPQVGVSLRLAVIDLQAEGRRTPMVLINPELVAASAETEQREEGCLSLPGQYADVVRPRAVTVRYLDESGARREVAAEGLLARCLQHEIDHLDGILFVDHLSALKRNIILRRLAKSLRAKAG
- a CDS encoding Hsp20 family protein gives rise to the protein MSRMTLFGSPLFLGFDHLEQVRERLAKVSADGYPPYNIEQTGPDSLRITLAVAGFSMDQLSITLEDNQLIVRGKQADDSEGRIFLHRGIAARQFQRPFVLAEGIEVKGAWLDKGLLHIDLHRPQAETRVRTIRIGEKPNGQGGG
- a CDS encoding DUF1150 family protein, which encodes MNTNRNDRSHSFPIPTREQLAQIGLGGVAYLRPVLVGGTPAVAIFGADGRQIGLAPDVAQAARAVLEHEMVPVSVH